The sequence TTGATATGAATAACGCCAGCAAAAAACATCCTAAAAAATATAATATTGTTACCTTCGGTTGCCAGATGAATAAAGCTGATTCTGAGCGGATGGCTGGCGTATTGGAACATATGGGTTTTGAAGCTGCCGAAGATCCTAATATAGCAGACTTAATTCTCTACAATACCTGCACTATTCGCGATAATGCTGAACAAAAAGTTTACTCTTATTTAGGTAGACAAGCAAAACGCAAACATCAAGAGCCAGGTTTGACTTTAGTTGTGGCTGGATGCGTCGCCCAGCAGGAAGGGGAACAGCTATTGCGTCGTGTTCCTGAATTAGACTTGGTAATGGGGCCTCAACATGCAAATCGCTTAGAGGATTTATTACAACAGGTTTTCGATGGCAATCAGGTGGTTGCTACCGATCCAATTGAGATTTTGGAGGATATTACCAAACCCCGTCGAGATAGTGATGTGACTGCTTGGGTTAATATAATTTATGGTTGCAATGAACGCTGTAGCTACTGTGTTGTACCCAATGTGCGTGGTGTAGAACAATCCCGTACTCCTGAAGCGATTAAAGCTGAAATAGAAGAGTTAAGCAGACAAGGATATAAAGAAATTACGCTGTTGGGCCAAAATATTGATGCCTATGGTCGAGATTTACGAGGTAGTACCCCAGAAGGTAGACATCAGCACACGCTAACGGATCTGCTTTACTATGTTCATGATATTCCTGGGATCGATCGCCTGAGATTTTCGACAAGCCATCCTCGTTATTTTACCGAAAGACTAATTAAAGCTTGCCAGGAATTACCTAATGTTTGTGAACACTTTCATATTCCTTTCCAGTCGGGAGATAACGATATCCTTAAGGCGATGAAGCGAGGTTACACCCACGAAAAATATCGTGGCATTATCGAAACGATCAGAAAATATATGCCCGATGCCTCGATTACTGCCGATGCCATTGTTGGCTTTCCTGGCGAGACAGAAGCACAGTTCCAAAATACCCTAAAGTTAATCGAAGATTTGGAGTTCGATCTAGTTAATACTGCTGCCTATTCCCCTCGTCCTGGTACTCCTGCTGCCCTGTGGGATAATCAATTAAGTGAAGAAGAAAAAGACGATCGCCTTCAGCGTTTAAACCGTCTGGTATCCGTCACGGCGGAGGCTCGTTCTCAACGTTATTTAGGGCAATCAGTAGAAGTGTTGGTAGAAGCGCAAAACACCAAAGTCACAACTCAACTATTAGGTCGAACTAGAACCAATCGTTTAACCTTCTTCCCTGGCAAGATTGAAGAATTAAAAGGCAAAACAGTTAAGGTAAAAATCCAGGAAATTCGCGCCTTTAGCATCACAGGAGAATTAATTGAACAATGAGCAATGAACAGTAATCAGTAATCAGTAATTAGTCCTAAAGGATAAGCTTCGCAAATAATCAGTAATTAATAACCATGAATCAATCAACAATTAGCAACGAACAGCACAAGCAGAAAATGCAGCGTCGTCAGGAAGTGCAAGAAAAGCGTCTGGCTGAGAAAACTCAAGAAAAAGGTCTAATTATTGTCAATACAGGCAATGGGAAAGGAAAAACCACCGCAGCTTTGGGAATGGTTATGCGATCGCTTGGACATGGCTATAAAGTGGCTATTGTTCAGTTTATTAAGGGAGCTTGGGAACCTGCGGAAAAGGCGGTGCTGAGTAAATGGTCAGACCAGCTAGAGTTTCACGCTATGGGAGAAGGGTTTACCTGGGATACCCAAGATCGTGAACGGGATATTGAAAAGGCGACTGCTGCTTGGGCAACCAGTTTAGAATATATTCTTAATCCTGAATATCGCTTAGTCTTGCTCGATGAGGTTAATATCGCTCTTAAACTAGGGTATTTAGACGTTGAAACTGTAATTGAAGGTTTAGCTCGTAAACCCGCAGATTCCCATGTAATTTTGACAGGAAGAGGTGCGCCAGAGCAGTTAATTGCGATCGCCGATCTGGTAACGGAAATGTCTTTAATCAAACATCCTTTTCGGGAACAAGGAGTTAAGGCTCAAGCAGGCATTGAATTTTAAGCAACTGAAGCATTAATGCTATTTTAGAATTTCTGTTGCATCAGAATATTATGCTTTGAGCAATATTTTCCGTCGCGAGATCAATTAATTAATGAGTAGTACAACCTCTACTAAGGGGATTAAAATTTGGCTGGAACGTTCTATAGCAGCTCTATTTCTAGCAGGGCAAGTTGTAGTTCACTTATTACAGGGTAAAATACATCGTCAAAATACGACAGAACAGATGAAGATTGTCGGGCCAGATTCTTTGATGATTGCCCTGGTGACAGCAACTTTTGTCGGCATGGTATTCACTATTCAGGTGGCCCGTGAGTTTCTTAATTTTGGTGCAGCTCAAGCGATTGGGGGCGTTTTAGCTTTAGCTCTAAGTCGAGAATTAGCTCCCGTATTGACCGCAGTGGTACTGGCTGCCAGAGTCGGTTCGGCATTTGCTGCGGAAATTGGCACGATGAGAGTTACCGAACAAATTGATGCTCTTTACGTTTTAAAAAGCGATCCGATCGATTATTTGGTAATTCCTCGGATGATTGCCTGTTGTGCAATGCTGCCGATTTTAACCATAATTTCTCTGCTTATGGGTCTAATTGGCGGAGTTTTTGTGGCGGATTTATTTTACGGTATTTCTCAAGTAGTATTTATTGAATCAATCAAATCTTTTTTACAGATTTGGGATTTGATTAGCGCTTTAATTAAAGCGGTTATGTTTGGTGGCATCATTGCCATTATTGGCTGTAGCTGGGGTTTGACTACTACAGGAGGAGCAAAAGGAGTCGGCGAGTCTACCACCACGGCAGTAGTTATGGCGCTGATTGCGATTTTTATCAGCAACTTTTTTCTATCTTGGATTATGTTCCAGGGTTTAGGTAGTCAGTTTTTAAATTAGTTAGCAAATTAGTTAGCTCTTGAAAAACGTTAATCTGTGAAGAGGATTAATTGCTGCCCAACCTAGCTGAGTTAAAATAAGGCTCAATAAGGCTCGTTGTAAAATAAGAGTAATTGCTTAACTAAAACAATAACTTTAAATTTCAGTGCGATCGCGCTCAAATTTTTCTAACTAACTAGCAAGACGATAAACATCACTAAAATAATCCTATGACCACTAACATAGAAGCGACAAATTCTGCCGAAATAATTGAATTAACTCCAGATTTTAAACTTCCTGTGGTTCTAATCTTACTCGCGATCGGATTTTCTTGGGTTTCCTTGTGGTTAGGTGGTGCGATCGCTATTTTAGGCTTGTTTTTAACTATTCAAACGTTTTTAATTAGGCTTCAGTTTACCGATCAGGCGCTAAATGTCCTCCGAACAGGAACAGTGATTCGTAGTTTTCCTTATAGTGAATGGTTAAACTGGGAAATATTTTGGTCGCCAGTACCTATTTTGTTCTATTTCAAGGAAGTTAATAGTATTCATTTTTTACCTATTATTTTTAACTCTAAAACTCTGGCAGATTGCCTACAAAAATACTGTCCTCGTAATCAAAACTAAATCAGTATAATCTTTCTAGACAAATTATTTTAATTAGCTTGACCTGCTTATGAACCCTGAAAAACCTTCTATGCCTGAATCTGACAATTCTGATTCTGAAACTATTATCTTTGAACCTGCTAAATCATCAAATCCACCATTAGATGAACAGTCAAATGAACAACCAGTAGTAGCATCAGATGTCGTCGAAGAGCAGATATTGCCAGTTACCCCTGAATATCAAGCTTCAGAGGATTTAGGTGACAAACTCGAAGAACTGGGGTTATCTAAGTTATCTATTTCCACAACTTCCACAACTGTCGAAATGACTTCAGCAGATCGCGATAGTGATAGTGATGATGTGAGTGATGAATTAAGTCAAGTTTCAGATGACTCAGTTCAAGAACCAGAATTGTTTGTTGATAGTTGGCTAGATGAGTCTGAAGTACTCCAAAAGGACAATTCGGCCGCTAAATCTAGCGATGAAATCCGCCAACTAGAGCAGCAAAAAGCCGATCTACAGCTAGAAATTGCCGATCTTAAAGCACATAAAGAACAATTACTTTTGCGTCAGGTTCAAGAAGTCCAAGAAAAAATGGGACAAATGATTGAAGAGGGAACAAAGGAGTTAAAAGAGCGTAAAACAGCCTTACGAATTGAAATTGATAAATTAGAACGTCGGAAAGAAAGAATTAATCAAGAAATGCGGAGCAACTTTGCCGGCTCATCTAAAGAATTGGCAATTAGAGTTCAAGGTTTTAAAGAATATTTAGTTGGTAGTCTCCAAGATTTAGCCACTGCTGCGGAAAAACTAGAATTAGCGCGCACAGAAGATTCTGCACCAAGAAACCGAAACCGAGTTAGAAACACAGAAGATCCCCGAAGAGAAGGGGTAAATAGAGACAGAAACCAAGACAGAAACAGAGATAGAACCAGAAACCCAGACAGAACTCTCCGCAACAACTCAGCTAGAGGAGAAAATGAGCGTACGGCTCAGGCACAATTTTCTGAACCGACTTTTGCCGATCAAAGTAGGCGTATTCGACAGCTATTAGACAAATACTGCAACAGCCCAGACTATTATGGTTCTCCCTGGCAGTTACGTCGCACCTTTGACCAAAATCAGGCGAAAAAAGTTCAAGAATGGTTTTTCTCTCAAGGAGGTAGGGGTGCAATAGATAGCACAGGTAGCCGTCTGCAAAATATTTTGGTTGCTTCAGCCATAATTTCGATTCTGCACGATCTATATCGCGATCGCACTCAAGTTTTAATTCTGACAGATACCCCAGAAAACTTAGGGGAATGGCGCAAAGGATTAGAAGATTGTCTCGGTATCTCCCGTCGAGATTTTGGCACAAATCGCGGTGTTGTGATGTTTGATTCTCCTGATATTCTCGTGCAGCGTGCCGAACGTCTACTTGCGGATAAACTATTACCAGTGATTATCATTGATGAGACTGAAGAACAGTTAAACTTATCTGTACTCAAGTTCCCGATTTGGTTAGCCTTTGCCTCTAGCAATAAATCAAGGTCTTCCAATTATTTGTATTAAAGTTGTATTAAAGTTTTTTTGAAGCCAAAAAGCCGTTAAACTGGTGCTAAATATTTAATCTGTTAATAAACTATGGTTTTTAGTTTTACCCTAAGCACCCTATTAATTTTGGCTGCTTACCTATTGGGATCGATTCCGACTGGATATATGGTAGGTCGCTATACTCAAGGAATCGATATCCGTGAACACGGCTCAGGCTCTACGGGAGCAACTAATGTCCTGCGTACTTTAGGTAAACCTGCTGCGGTTATCGTTTTGATAGTTGATTTGCTCAAAGGCTCTTTAGCATTAATTTTGGTCAATTTAATTTACGCTTATTTACCCGATCTGTTGCCTGCTAGCTGGCACTCTTGGCTGATCACAGCAGCAGCCTTAGGGGCAATTATTGGCCATAGCAAGTCCATTTGGCTCAATTTCACTGGCGGAAAATCCGTGGCGACAACTCTGGGGGTTTTGCTAGTGATGAATCCTGTGGTGGCATTGGGAACTCTAGCTAGTTTTGGCATTATTTTAGGCATTTCCCGCATCGTTTCCCTTAGTTCCATTGGTGGTGCGATCGCCGTTAATATTTTGATGCTAACCTTACATCAGCCTGCTGCTTTTTTGGTTTTTGCTGCCATAGCAGGACTATATGTGATTCTACGCCATAAAACTAATATTCAGCGCTTAATAGCTGGTAATGAGCCTAAAATTGGTCAAGCATTATAAAGGCGAGTTTTTGCCTTAAAAAATACCAGCTAAATCTAAAACAAAGCCAGGTAAAATATCTTCGCCAGAGATTAATCGAGGAGAATCTAGCAATTGCGCTTGTTGTCCTAAGCGGTAAATTTCTACTTGTTTAGCTTGAGGATTAATTAGCCAGCCTAACTTTACCTCATTCTCCAAATACTCCTTCATCTTTGCTTGAATATTAACTAAATAATCCGTAGGCGACATCAACTCAAGAACAAAATCTGGCGCGAGGGGAATAAATTTTTCTTTTTGTTCTGAAGTCAAACCATCCCAACGTTTTTGTTGAATCCAAGAAACATCAGGAGAGCGATTTGCTCCATTCGGTAGCTTGTAGCCAGTAGAAGAATCAAAAACTTCTCCTAACTTAGTCTGTTGATTCCAAATAGCTAATTGAACAATTAGGTTAGTATTCCTTCTCCCAGTTTCTCCGCCAGTGGGAGGCATAATCAGAATTTCTCCATTACAGTTACGTTCAAATTGAGTTTCAGGATTCTGTGTACAGAGTTGATAAAACTGTTCATCACTGATGTCGATAATTGAATTGAAGTTAACCGTAATTGCAGTCATGGGAGCTATTTCCCTTAAGCTAAGTTATTTCTAGTTTATCAAACAGCTCTAAGCTCTAAGTTCTAAGCTGAAAAGGTTTCAGCATCTAGAGGAATCACCACAGCACCGCTGGCGTAATCTATTCCCGCAGTTAAAGCGATCTCCTTACCAAAATTACGCGAAAGATTAACTATCTTGATTGTAGGATCTTGCTGATTAAACTACTTATGTGATGAGTTTTCCATAGCTAAAAGCTAACAGCTAAAAGCTAACAGCTAGTAAATCAGAACGAAGGTAATTCACATTAAGCGTATAATTATCAAACAGGACTTACCTTTGCTTTGTGCAGTAATTTATCTCCTTGCTTGTAGCCTACATAACGTACTTTTACTAATTCTCCTGCTTGAGCCACACCCTTCATCAACTGATGGTTTTGCGGATCGTAAGCTAACTCTTCCCCAACAGTAGCAATGGTTGATACATTCCAGTGCTTGACTAATTGTTCTATGGGTTCTACTAAAGAGAGTAACTTGCTCGCTGGCAATTGAGGATTTTGACGCACGGCAGTAGCAGCGGTGGGCCATTGTAATAGCCAAGACTCAATGGTTTCCAAGCTAGCTTGTTGAAACTCTACCTGTAAGGTTTGCTGCAACTGAGTCATTTCCTGCTGTAATTTTTGATATTCTTGCCGACAGGCGATTAGAGCATCATCCTGCTGAGAAGACGTGACAGCCTGCTCGCTGCTAACTTGAGGTTGTTCGACAAAAGTTTGGAGTAAACTATCTACTGAGACATCTAAGGCTTTGGCAATCCGAGCGATCGCGCCAAGAGAAAGATTAAGAATTAAACCCTGTTGAATTCTGATTAACTGTAGTCGAGCCACCTTGGCCACCTGACTAAGCTCATTAAGATCGGCGATACCTACCTGCTGCATCAAATTGTGTAGCCGCTCTTTGTTAGTTTGAGATGAATCTGGATTCATTTTAGGGGAGAACATTGCCAAATAGGTGATAGTTGCTGGCTATTGATTTTATCGAACAATTGCGCTGTAACAAATATTGATCAAGCTGATAATATTATCTGATTTTCGGGAACTATTAGCCAAAGGACTGTTCAAAATGGTCATAAATCGCAATACTATTTTTTGATTTATTTTTTGATTACTTATCAACTTAAAAAACGAGCAAAAATGCCTATAGTTTGCGTGTTATTACTTAAGTCTCAGTCTGATTTCAAATTGCGCTCATTTTTATCAAGAGGAAGTTTGTAATGACGACTGCCAAAAACGGAACTAGTCATGCTCGGACTCATATTCAACACTTTACAGCTAGTCGACAAATTAAATTCTTTGAATCTCTTAGAGAATCTCGATTTAGTGGTCAGCTAATTATCTGCGATCAGCAAGACCATACTTGGATAATCTATCTTTATCTGGGTCGTATTGTCTATGCTACTGGCGGAGTACACCCCGTTAGGCGTTGGCGCAGACACCTTGTTGCTTATTGTCCTGAAAGACTGGCTAAAATCGACGAATTACAGTTATTTCTAGTTAACATTTCTCAAGAAGAATCACGAATTTCTTGGGAATATCAGCTGTTATCGGCTTGGATCGACCAAAACATAATTAGTCGTGAACAGGCTACTAAAGTTATTCGAGCTACGGTAATTGAGGTGCTGTTTGATGTTACCCAAGCAATAGAGGTGCATTGTGAATTAGTCACAGATAATTTGCTAACCACTAGGCTAATCTTAATTGATGCTGAACAGATGATTGTTGAGTCGAATAAACTCTACTCAGCCTGGCGAGATGCCAAAGTTGCCGATCGCTCTCCCGATTTTGCCCCTACTATCAATCATCCCCAAGCCCTTAAAACCAAGACTTCTCCCCAAGTTTATCAAAACCTCAGTCAACTTTTAGACGGAAAACAAACTTTAAGAGATTTGAGTGTGCGGATGAAGCGAGATGTTGTCACCGTGACACGCTCTCTTTTGCCCTATGTGCAGATGGGTTTGGTGCAACTGGTAGCAGTCGAAGATCTTCCTCCTCCTGTATCAACTCCTTTAGCTCAAAAACTGTTTAAGAACCCCGCTTCTCGTCGGTTAACCATCGCCTGTATAGACGATAGCCCAAGTATTTGTCAGACGATGGAAGGCATTATTAATACTGCGGGATATAACTTTGTCAGTGAAACAGACGGTTTAAGAGCGATCGCTGTTTTACTTAGCCGCAAACCAGATTTAATCTTTTTAGATTTGGTAATGCCTAATACTAACGGCTATGAAATTTGTTCCCAATTACGCAAGCTTTCTTTTTTCAAACAGACACCGATTGTTATTCTCACAGGTAACGACGGCATTGTAGATCGAGTTCGCGCCAAAATAGTCGGTGCAACTGATTTTCTGGGTAAGCCAGCTCAATCTGAACAGGTGCTCGGCACAATTGAAAAGTATGCATTGCAGCAAAAAAAATAAATTGCTGAATAAATTCAGCATAAAATTTATCCCTCAGATTAACTGTTTTACACCAACTTGCAAACTAATGGCTCTTTTATGGTTGGAGAGGGGAACTATAGATCTTGTCAGCCTGATTAAAAAATATTTTTTCCTAAATTATGGCTAAAAAACTACGTCGCGTTTTTGGTATTAAACTTCAGACAAAAAAAGCCGACTTACGCGCAACTGCGAGCAATCATAAATTGAGGTGACATTTGTTATGGGGTACACTCTGGTTGTTGATGATTCTGCTACCGAACGAGCAATTATTACTGGCTGTTTGCAAGGAGTTGGCATTGATGTCTCTGTTGCTCTTAGTGGAGAAGAAGCATTAGCAAAAATTCAGCAAGATTCTCCCGATCTAATTGTTTTAGATGTAGTTTTGCCAGGACGTAGTGGTTTTGAAATCTGTCGTGAGTTAAAGAATTCGGATCGGACTAGTAAAATTCCGATTATTCTTTGTTCAACCAAGGGGACAGAAATAGATAGGTTTTGGGGCATGAAGCAAGGAGCGAATGCCTATATTCTCAAACCGATCGATCAAGAGGAATTAATCGGTAAAGTCCAGGAGTTAATTGCTTAAAGTAATTTAAACATATATTTAATCATATTTAACCATATTCGAGGTGTATTTTAACTGTGTCTAATCTACGAACCCAGCCCAACTCATCTAATCCGAGGATGCACAGCAGTGCCAACACATCACAACAGCAGCTTAAGTTTCAACTTTATCCAGAGACTAAAGCAATGCTGCCGATTAAGCAGATTACGGAGGTTCTCAAAATTCAGTTAGCGCAGATTATGCCCATTCCTCAAATGCCTGCTTGGGTGATGGGAGTCTACAACTGGCGAGGAGATATTTTGTGGATGCTCGATCTCGGACAACTACTGGGCTTAGATTCTTGGTATCAACAGCAACACGCTCGCCTCCTACATACAGCAATTGTCTTGTCTCCTGAGCGGGAGGGAAATAATGATAATCAGATTCACTTGGGCTTAGTCGTAGCTGGGGTAGATAACTTGGAAAGCTGCGATCCTGCTGCAATTCAAGCTGTACTCGATTCACAGATCGATCCTCGTTTAAATAGCTTTTTACAAGGATATTGGCTTCAATCTTCAGGAGAAATGGTTTTGGCTCTTGATGGACAGGCGATCGCCTCTGCTATGCCTAAACGAGTAGTTGATTAATATTGATCAATATTTAATTAAAGTGTCTGACTGCCTCTAATTAACTTACTATCTATCTTAGTTTCTATGAATAATCTGCCCCAGTTAACCGAGCAAGAAGAACCATCTCAGATTATGGATTCTCACCTCCCAAGAGCATCTTGGCTAAGGGGAATATACAATCTACCGCTCAATCGTAAAATTAATTTAATTCCTTGGTTTAGTTGTGGCGGACTGGCTTTAGTTTTAGGGGCGGGAGGATTAATTCTTCAAGGAACTCTCAAGCAGCAGTTAATTGAGCAAACTGAATCTAGACTCGATGTTAAGAGTCAGGTAATCCTCTTATCGTCAGCTAAACTTGGCACTAATTTAGGAGCTTTAGGCAAAACCCTAACCGCTGTCACCGAAGAACAAGATTACAGCGCTGTTTACTTACTTCAAGCCGATGGCACAGTAGTTCTCGCATCATCTTCAGCCAAAATTGCGGGAGCAGCTAGCACCAACCTGGCTTTGCCAGATAATCAAATTTTGGAGCAGGCAATTTATAGTCAGGGAAAAGTAGTTCATCAGACAACTACTATTGAGGGACATAAGTATGTCCTAGCAGCTCAAACTATTAGTGATAGCGACGGTAATCCTCTAGGAGTTTTGGTACACGGTACTTCGGCGCAGTCGCTCAATAGCATTCTCCAAAGTAGTTTGCTAGCTCAGTCGCTTTTATCGTTAATTATTTTAATTTTTATTATTTATTTAAGTCGGCTTTTAGGAAGGGCGATCGCCGAACCGATTCAAAGTCTTCACAGAGTAGCTCAAAATTTCTCGGCGGGGAATTTTGGGGTGAGAGCAAAGATTCATGCTCAAGATGAAGTTGGTCTGTTAAGCAGTACCTTTAATGTCTTGGCAAATTCGATTGAACTAAATGAAGCTCGTCTGAAACAAGAGGCAGAACGTTCTCGTCTTTTACAAGGAATTGTTTACAGTATTACTCAAGCCGATAATGTGCAAGAAGTATGGCAAACGGCAGTCGACAGTAGTAGAAAAGCGCTTAAAGCCGATCGCGTAATTTATCATCATTTTGAGCAAAATTGGCAGGGTACGATCGTTGCTGAAGCAGTGAAAGAGGGTTTTCCTCAAGCCTTGGGAACAAAAATTAACGATCCTTGTTTTGCCGAAGGATATGCTGAAGCTTATCGACAGGGAAAGGTGAAGGCGATCGCTAATATTAACCAAGAAGAACTACATGATTGCCATCTCCAGATGCTCAAACCATTGGCAGTGGTAGCTTGCCTTATTACGCCCGTAGTCACAGCCAATCGATTAGCTGGTTTACTAATTGCCCATCAGTGTAGTCAGGCAAGAACTTGGCAGTCAGATGAAATTAGCTTGCTGACGCGGATTGCCGAACAGGTTGGCAGAACAGTTGAGAAAATTGAAATCTTAGAACAGCAGCAACAGGCACAGGAGCAAGAAAGGGCTGCTAAGGAAAATCTTCAGCGACGAGCCTTGGAATTACTGATGGAGGTAGATCCCGTCAGTCAGGGAGACTTAACTGTACAGGTAAAGGTGCAGTCAGATGAAATTGGCACCATTGGCGATTCTTACAACACGACGATTGAAAGTCTGCGTCAGTTAGTATCTCAGGTAAAAACTGCTGCCCTTCAGGTGTCTATTACCACCAGCGATAAAGATCGTTCGATTCAGGAATTATCGATTGGTGCATCAGCACAGACTACGGAAATTAATGCTGCCTTAAAGCGTATTCAGGGTATCACTAACTCAATTCAGGCAGTAGCTCATAATGCCAAGACAGCGGAAGCCGCCATGCTTAAAGCGACCGAAACCGTCCAGGCAGGAGATGAGGCGATGAACCAAACGGTGGCAGGTTTCCAAGAAATACGCGATACGGTAGCAGCTACAGCAAAAAAAGTGAAGCGCCTAGGTGAGTCATCGCAGAAAATTTCTAAAGTAGTCAATGTTATTAGTAACTTTGCCGATCAGACAAATCTGCTCGCTCTAAATGCCTCGATTGAGGCTGCT is a genomic window of Pleurocapsa minor HA4230-MV1 containing:
- a CDS encoding HAMP domain-containing protein; translated protein: MNNLPQLTEQEEPSQIMDSHLPRASWLRGIYNLPLNRKINLIPWFSCGGLALVLGAGGLILQGTLKQQLIEQTESRLDVKSQVILLSSAKLGTNLGALGKTLTAVTEEQDYSAVYLLQADGTVVLASSSAKIAGAASTNLALPDNQILEQAIYSQGKVVHQTTTIEGHKYVLAAQTISDSDGNPLGVLVHGTSAQSLNSILQSSLLAQSLLSLIILIFIIYLSRLLGRAIAEPIQSLHRVAQNFSAGNFGVRAKIHAQDEVGLLSSTFNVLANSIELNEARLKQEAERSRLLQGIVYSITQADNVQEVWQTAVDSSRKALKADRVIYHHFEQNWQGTIVAEAVKEGFPQALGTKINDPCFAEGYAEAYRQGKVKAIANINQEELHDCHLQMLKPLAVVACLITPVVTANRLAGLLIAHQCSQARTWQSDEISLLTRIAEQVGRTVEKIEILEQQQQAQEQERAAKENLQRRALELLMEVDPVSQGDLTVQVKVQSDEIGTIGDSYNTTIESLRQLVSQVKTAALQVSITTSDKDRSIQELSIGASAQTTEINAALKRIQGITNSIQAVAHNAKTAEAAMLKATETVQAGDEAMNQTVAGFQEIRDTVAATAKKVKRLGESSQKISKVVNVISNFADQTNLLALNASIEAAHAGEEGRGFAVVAEEVRSLARQSAEATAEIEALVAEIQLETKEVVAAMEAGTEQVVAGTKLVDKTRISLTQIGDVSQEINQLVAEIAAATVEQSQDSEVVTKTMLEVAEISNQTATEAIAVSASFQDLLIVAQQLENSVAKFKVS